A stretch of the Nitratireductor thuwali genome encodes the following:
- a CDS encoding alpha/beta hydrolase, whose translation MSTDAYEHILEPAGQGKPLLFLFHGTGGDERQLLDLAEDVMPGAGIVSPCGDISEHGAARFFKRTGEGVYDMDDLARATVKMARFIKAHAEQQRPEGIYGLGYSNGANILASVIFQEPALFDAAVLMHPLIPFEPQIAGPVGTRLLLTAGRTDPICPARLTHRLVSYLEGAGAVLEVEWHEGGHEVRPSEIEAAKRFLG comes from the coding sequence ATGAGCACCGACGCGTATGAGCACATCCTTGAGCCGGCGGGGCAGGGCAAGCCGCTGCTGTTCCTGTTCCATGGCACGGGCGGAGACGAGCGCCAGCTTCTCGATCTTGCCGAGGACGTCATGCCGGGTGCCGGTATCGTATCGCCGTGCGGCGACATAAGCGAACACGGCGCCGCACGCTTCTTCAAACGCACGGGCGAGGGCGTCTACGACATGGACGACCTTGCCCGCGCCACGGTCAAGATGGCCAGATTCATCAAGGCTCATGCGGAGCAGCAGCGGCCGGAGGGCATCTACGGGCTAGGCTATTCCAACGGCGCCAACATCCTGGCTTCGGTCATATTCCAGGAGCCGGCACTGTTTGACGCGGCGGTTCTCATGCATCCGCTCATCCCGTTCGAACCGCAGATCGCGGGGCCTGTCGGAACGCGCCTCCTGCTGACGGCGGGCAGGACGGATCCCATCTGCCCAGCCCGGCTGACGCACCGGCTCGTAAGCTATCTCGAAGGCGCCGGCGCCGTGCTGGAAGTGGAATGGCACGAAGGCGGCCACGAGGTGCGGCCCAGCGAGATAGAGGCGGCGAAGCGGTTCCTGGGCTAG
- a CDS encoding ring-cleaving dioxygenase codes for MLDKIEGIHHITSMARDARRTDAFFTGTLGLRRVKKTVNFDAPDIYHLYYANGIGQPGTVMTYFPFPNIIRGTRGAGEVGTTVFSVPEGSLDFWEERFASNKLAGIERLQRFGENRLAFQGEDGDGFALVETAGDQRKPWPSHDIPATAAIRGFHSASLVLHDSGGTRTLLEMMGYSALGAEDGIERMERKGGNGANFIDLITDPNAPPARQGSGSVHHIAFAVPTQPAQLAVRKALMSEGFSLTPVIDRDYFLSVYFRAPGGVLFEIATNEPGFARDEDIEHLGEALKLPKQHQHLRPYLESHLPPIGSSE; via the coding sequence ATGCTCGACAAGATCGAAGGCATTCACCACATCACCTCGATGGCGCGGGACGCGCGCCGGACAGACGCGTTCTTCACCGGGACGCTGGGCCTCAGGCGAGTCAAGAAAACTGTCAATTTCGATGCGCCCGACATCTACCATCTCTATTATGCGAACGGGATCGGCCAGCCGGGCACTGTGATGACCTATTTTCCCTTTCCCAACATCATTCGCGGCACGCGCGGCGCGGGCGAGGTCGGCACGACGGTTTTCTCCGTGCCTGAAGGCAGTCTCGACTTCTGGGAAGAACGTTTTGCAAGCAACAAGCTGGCCGGCATAGAGCGGCTTCAGCGCTTTGGCGAAAACCGGCTCGCGTTCCAGGGTGAGGATGGCGACGGGTTTGCCCTGGTCGAGACAGCGGGTGACCAGCGGAAACCCTGGCCCAGCCACGATATTCCCGCAACGGCGGCCATCCGCGGCTTCCACTCGGCGAGCCTGGTCCTTCACGACAGCGGCGGCACGCGTACACTGCTGGAGATGATGGGTTATTCGGCCCTGGGTGCGGAAGACGGTATCGAGCGCATGGAGCGCAAGGGCGGCAACGGGGCCAATTTCATCGATCTCATCACCGATCCGAATGCGCCGCCGGCGCGTCAGGGCAGCGGGTCTGTGCACCACATCGCCTTTGCCGTCCCCACCCAGCCTGCGCAGCTTGCCGTTCGCAAGGCGCTGATGAGCGAGGGCTTCAGCCTTACACCCGTCATCGACCGCGACTATTTCCTGTCGGTCTACTTCCGAGCACCGGGCGGCGTGCTGTTCGAGATCGCCACGAATGAACCTGGTTTCGCCCGCGACGAGGACATCGAACATCTGGGCGAGGCCCTCAAGCTGCCGAAGCAGCATCAGCACCTGCGGCCATATCTGGAAAGCCACCTGCCGCCAATCGGGAGCAGCGAATGA
- a CDS encoding PRC-barrel domain-containing protein, translating into MIRNLLATTAIATLVATGAVAQTTTPADPAATQQPTEMTIRAEGNLASNIIGKSVYNGTGDEAENIGEVNDLVLSKEGDVQAIVVGVGGFLGIGQKEVALEYDLVEWAERDGDRWLVVETTADALKAQPEFERSAYRPMPADADVAETRPATADDLASAPQPDAEGEADGEVAVVEQPADGAEDQTAAAPADDQTGTDAEVAATEQPADGAEDQTAAAPADDQTDAETEVVVTEQPADGTEDRPADQTAAAPAEDQEQAGDMAAAEDQQAAEADETQTAAVDRQGQQEASPDQLRADNLMGTAVYGANDEHVGEIGDVVLTPEGEVEAIIVDVGGFLGLGEKEVAISMEKLVFTTDEGGDLFLYTELTQEQLEAQPAYDEAAYAEQRDEMLLRVE; encoded by the coding sequence ATGATCCGCAATCTATTGGCGACTACCGCGATCGCGACGCTGGTAGCGACTGGCGCGGTCGCTCAGACTACGACACCGGCCGACCCCGCCGCCACGCAACAGCCGACCGAAATGACGATCCGCGCCGAAGGCAATCTTGCCTCAAACATAATCGGCAAGTCGGTCTACAACGGGACTGGCGATGAGGCCGAGAACATTGGCGAAGTGAACGACCTTGTTCTCAGCAAGGAAGGCGACGTCCAGGCGATCGTCGTCGGTGTGGGCGGTTTTCTTGGCATCGGCCAAAAGGAAGTCGCTCTCGAATATGATCTGGTCGAGTGGGCTGAGCGGGATGGCGATCGGTGGTTGGTGGTTGAAACCACTGCCGATGCGCTGAAGGCCCAGCCGGAATTCGAGCGTTCGGCCTATCGCCCGATGCCTGCCGACGCTGACGTTGCCGAGACCCGGCCGGCGACAGCCGACGATTTGGCCAGCGCTCCCCAGCCCGATGCTGAGGGCGAGGCCGACGGTGAGGTGGCGGTTGTCGAGCAGCCGGCCGACGGCGCTGAGGACCAGACCGCTGCGGCCCCGGCGGATGACCAAACCGGTACCGATGCCGAGGTGGCGGCGACCGAACAGCCGGCCGACGGCGCTGAGGACCAGACCGCTGCGGCCCCGGCGGACGATCAAACCGATGCCGAAACCGAGGTTGTGGTGACCGAGCAGCCAGCCGATGGCACCGAGGATCGCCCCGCCGATCAGACTGCCGCGGCACCGGCCGAAGATCAGGAACAGGCTGGCGACATGGCCGCCGCCGAGGACCAGCAGGCAGCCGAGGCGGACGAAACGCAGACCGCTGCGGTCGACCGCCAGGGCCAGCAGGAAGCCAGCCCGGATCAGCTTCGCGCGGACAACCTGATGGGCACTGCCGTCTATGGGGCCAATGACGAGCACGTCGGCGAGATTGGCGACGTGGTGCTGACGCCGGAAGGCGAAGTCGAGGCCATCATCGTCGATGTGGGCGGTTTCCTCGGGCTTGGCGAGAAGGAAGTCGCCATCAGCATGGAGAAGCTGGTCTTTACGACCGACGAAGGCGGCGACCTGTTCCTCTACACCGAACTCACTCAGGAGCAGCTCGAAGCGCAGCCGGCCTATGACGAGGCGGCCTACGCAGAGCAGCGCGACGAGATGCTGCTGAGAGTCGAGTAG